The genomic region GCGCACCCAGCATCGCGCCCAGGAACTGGGCCGCGAAATAGGTGGGCACCTGGTCCCAGGGGGTCTTTCCGAGGGCCGCCAGTCCCAGCGTGACAGCCGGGTTCAGGTGGGCGCCGCTGACCGGTCCGGCCACCGTGACGCCCACGAACACGGCAAATCCCCACGCGGTGGTGATGACGATCCAGCCCACGCCCACACCGACGGCGTGGGTCTGTTTCAGCACGCAGCTGGACACGACGCCGTTGCCCAGCAGGATCAGCAGCGCGGTACCGATGAGCTCGGCAGTGAAGATGCTCATGTTGGCTCACTCCTCATGGCCAGGGATGGCAGACCGGCCGCCGGCGGCCGGACGAACGGGGATGGTGTGCATGGGGCTCACTCTTCGATCCAGTGGCGGGCGGCACGCACGGCCTTGTGCCAGTAGTGCAGCATGTGTTGCACACGCTCGGGCGACAGCTTGGGCTTGAAGACCTGGCCCACCTGCCACTGCTCGTGCAGCGCCTCGATGCTGGGCCAGTAGCCCGTGGCCAGACCGGCCAGATAGGCAGCGCCCAGGGCCGTGGTCTCGATGGTGCGGGGCCGGACGATGTCGAAGGCGAACAGGTCCGACTGGGTCTGCATCAGGTAGTCGCTCTTGCTGGCGCCACCGTCCACGCGCAGTTGCGAGGTGGCCTGGCCGGCATCGGCCTCCATGGCCTTCACGATGTCGTAGACCTGGAAGGCAATGCCTTCCAGCGTGGCGCGGGCGATATGCCCGTCCGTGGTGCCGCGGGTGATGCCCAGCAGCGCGCCACGCGCGTACTGATCCCAGTAGGGGGCGCCCAGGCCGGTCAGCGCCGGCACGAAGTACACGCCGCCGTTGTCTTCCACCGTGTGGGCCAGGTTGTTGATGTCGGCCGAGGTGCGGATCAGGCGGGCACCGTCACGCAGCCACTGGATGGCCGCGCCACCCACGAAGACGCCACCTTCCAGTGCGTAGGTGGTCTTGCCGCCGATCTGCCAGGCCACGGTGGTCAGCAGGTTGTTGGCCGACTTCACCGGGGTATCGCCCGTGTTCATCAGCAGGAAGCAGCCGGTGCCATAGGTGTTCTTCAGCATGCCCTTTTCGGTGCAGAGCTGCCCGAACAGGGCGGCCTGCTGGTCACCGGCGATGCCGGCGATGGGGATCTTGCACTCGGTGTAGCGGTTGGAGGTCTCGCCATAGACCTCGCTGGAGCTCTTCACCTCCGGCAGCATGGCGCGCGGCACGCCGAAGAGCTTCAGGAGTTCGTCATCCCAGTCCAGCGTGTGGATGTTGTAGAGCATCGTGCGGCTGGCGTTGCTGGGGTCGGTGACGTGCACCTTGCCGCGCGTGAAGTTCCAGATGAGCCAGGTGTCCACCGTGCCGAAGCACAGCTCGCCGCGCTCGGCGCGTGCCCGGGCACCTTCCACGTTGTCCAGGATCCACTTCGCCTTGGTGGCCGAGAAGTAGGCATCCAGCACCAGGCCGGTCTTGTCCTGGATCTTTGCCTGCCATTCGTCGCGGATCTCGTCGCAGTACCGGGAGGTGCGCCGGTCCTGCCAGACGATGGCGTTGTACAGCGGCTCGCCGGTGGCGCGGTCCCACACCAGAGTCGTCTCGCGCTGGTTGGTCACGCCGATGGCCTGGATGTCGGCCGCATCCAGCCGCGACTTGGCCAGCGCCTCCGTCAGCACCGCCACTTGCGAGGCCCAGATTTCCTTGCCGTCGTGCTCCACCCAGCCGGGCTTGGGAAAGTACTGGTTGAACGGGCGCTGGGCCACCGACACCATCTCGCCTCGCTGGTCGAAGATGATGGCGCGTGACGACGTGGTGCCCTGGTCCAGGGCCATGATGTAACGAGGCTTGCTCATGGGATTGCTCCAGACAATCATCAGTTTGAAATCTGATTGTCATTTCATGAAGGAATGGATGGGGCAATCCCGTAGCGTGTGCCGGGATGATTCGACAGGCCGGTCCGAGACGGTGTAAAGCACGGCGTGCGACCGCTGGGCGGCCGACGGGCGTGCACTGGAGGATGATGAGGTTAGGGTGTATTTGTTGCCAAAAGCTTTTAAAAACCGGAAAAAGCTTTTAAAATGATGCAAGATTGCATGAGGTCGGAAGGTCCGAAAGATCTGGAGGCCAGCCAGGAAGGCGGGAAGCCAAGAGGCTCGGAAAGCCAGGGGACTTGCGAAGGCCGGGGATAGCCCGGCGTGCCTCAGAGAATGACGACCGGCTCGGGGCGCAGCGGCACGCCGAAGCGTTCCTGCACGCTGTCCTGGATGCGGCGGGCCAGATGCAGGATGTCCTGGCCGGTGGCCTCGCCGTAGTTGACCAGCACCAGGGCATGGCGGGGTGATACCCCGGCATCGCCCTCGCGGTGGCCCTTCCAGCCGCAGGCGTCGATCAGCCAGCCGGCCGAGAGCTTGAAGGTGGCTGGTGTGCCGTTGCCCGCCACGGTATGGGCAGGCAGACCCGGATGCAGCCGGCGCAGTCGTTCGACCGTCTCGCCGTCCACCACCGGGTTGTGAAAGAAGCTGCCGGCATTGCCCAGCAAGGCCGGATCAGGCAGCTTACTGCGGCGGATGGCTTCCACCGTATCGGCCACCTGCACGGCGGTCAGCCCCGGCATGGCCAGGGCTGTTCGCAGCTCGGCATAGTCCAGCCGGGGCACGAAGGTGCGGGACAGTCGCAGACGCACGGACAGGATCAGCCAGTCCCGGCCCGCCGGCGTCTTGAAGAAGCTCTGCCGATAGCCGAAGGCACACTCGGCTGCGGTGAAGCGCCGGCGCTCGCCCGTCTGCAGGTGGATGGCCGCCACCGAATCGATCCGCTCGCCGGCTTCCACCCCATAGGCACCGATGTTCTGCCAGGGGGCTGCGCCCACCCGGCCCGGAATCAGCGCCAGGTTTTCCAGCCCGTAGTAGCCCTGCTGCAGCGTCCAGCGCACCGTGTCGTGCCAGACCTCGCCGGCGGCCACGTCCAGCCACACCGTGTCACCCTGCTGTTCGACCACGTGCCGGCCACGCGTGCGCATCAGCAGCACGGGTTCGTCCAGGTCACGCGCCAGCAGCAGGTTGCTGCCGCCGCTCAGAATCAGCGGACGGGGGAAGGGCTGCTCATTCGGCCTGATCTCATGGGGGGGCGGGGCATGGACCTCGGCTGCGCCTTTCTCGCGCAGCAACCCCAGCACTTCGTCCACGGCCGCCTCGTCATCCAGCGTGCAGGCCAGATGCGCCGTAGCCCGAATGCCGAAGGTGTTGAAGGGGCGAAGCTGCAGGTTGTGCTGAACCGAATACGACATGATCTCAGTCCGACGCGATGATCTCGGACTCGTCCGCGTCGAAGTCCGACTCGGCCGGGTCCGGGCGCGCCTTGCTGGGCAGGTAGGACAGCCGCACGTAGATGGGGGCGAAGGCTTCGGCCTGGGTGATCT from Lautropia mirabilis harbors:
- the murB gene encoding UDP-N-acetylmuramate dehydrogenase gives rise to the protein MSYSVQHNLQLRPFNTFGIRATAHLACTLDDEAAVDEVLGLLREKGAAEVHAPPPHEIRPNEQPFPRPLILSGGSNLLLARDLDEPVLLMRTRGRHVVEQQGDTVWLDVAAGEVWHDTVRWTLQQGYYGLENLALIPGRVGAAPWQNIGAYGVEAGERIDSVAAIHLQTGERRRFTAAECAFGYRQSFFKTPAGRDWLILSVRLRLSRTFVPRLDYAELRTALAMPGLTAVQVADTVEAIRRSKLPDPALLGNAGSFFHNPVVDGETVERLRRLHPGLPAHTVAGNGTPATFKLSAGWLIDACGWKGHREGDAGVSPRHALVLVNYGEATGQDILHLARRIQDSVQERFGVPLRPEPVVIL
- the glpK gene encoding glycerol kinase GlpK; amino-acid sequence: MSKPRYIMALDQGTTSSRAIIFDQRGEMVSVAQRPFNQYFPKPGWVEHDGKEIWASQVAVLTEALAKSRLDAADIQAIGVTNQRETTLVWDRATGEPLYNAIVWQDRRTSRYCDEIRDEWQAKIQDKTGLVLDAYFSATKAKWILDNVEGARARAERGELCFGTVDTWLIWNFTRGKVHVTDPSNASRTMLYNIHTLDWDDELLKLFGVPRAMLPEVKSSSEVYGETSNRYTECKIPIAGIAGDQQAALFGQLCTEKGMLKNTYGTGCFLLMNTGDTPVKSANNLLTTVAWQIGGKTTYALEGGVFVGGAAIQWLRDGARLIRTSADINNLAHTVEDNGGVYFVPALTGLGAPYWDQYARGALLGITRGTTDGHIARATLEGIAFQVYDIVKAMEADAGQATSQLRVDGGASKSDYLMQTQSDLFAFDIVRPRTIETTALGAAYLAGLATGYWPSIEALHEQWQVGQVFKPKLSPERVQHMLHYWHKAVRAARHWIEE